The stretch of DNA TTGATCACCTGCCCGGTGCCGCTGCACCGGGGGCAGGTCTGCTGCAAGGAGAAAAAGCCCTGCTGCATCCGCACCTGGCCCTGACCGTGGCAGGTGGGGCAGGTGCTCGGTTCAGTCCCCTCGCGCGCCCCGCTGCCCGCGCAGGCTTTGCAGACGACCAGAGCGGGCACTTTGATCCTGGAGGTGGTGCCATGCACCGCCTCCTCCAGGCTCAGCTCCAGGTTGTATCGCAAATCAGCGCCGCGGTGAGCCCGGCTGCCACCCCCGGCGCCCCGCATGCCGCCAAAGATATCACCGAAGATATCACCGAAAACGTCGCTGAAATTGGCGCCCGCTCCGGCTCCGGCGGCGCCGGGATCGACGCCGGCATGACCAAACTGATCATAGGCGGCGCGTTTTTGCGGATCACCGAGGACTTCGTAGGCCTCTTTGGCTTCCTTGAAACGCTCCTCCGCCACTTTGTCACCGGGGTTGCGGTCCGGATGGTGTTTCATGGCCAGCCGGCGGTAAGCCTTTTTCAGCTCGGCGTCGCTGGCGTTACGGGCCACGCCCAAAACCTCGTAGTAATCCTTCTTAGCCATTCTTATGGAAACATCGCAGTTCGGTGGTCTTCAATCTTCGATATGACGCGGGGGCGCTCCCGCTGAGCCGCCCCCGAACAAGCGCGTCAGGATATCAGGCCGGCCGCGCCGACCCAATAACCCGGAGCCATTATTTTTTCTCGTCTTTTACTTCCTCAA from Gammaproteobacteria bacterium encodes:
- the dnaJ gene encoding molecular chaperone DnaJ, which gives rise to MAKKDYYEVLGVARNASDAELKKAYRRLAMKHHPDRNPGDKVAEERFKEAKEAYEVLGDPQKRAAYDQFGHAGVDPGAAGAGAGANFSDVFGDIFGDIFGGMRGAGGGSRAHRGADLRYNLELSLEEAVHGTTSRIKVPALVVCKACAGSGAREGTEPSTCPTCHGQGQVRMQQGFFSLQQTCPRCSGTGQVIKDPCRRCRGQGRVQEQKTLSVKIPAGVDTGDRIRLAGEGEAGDHGGPPGDLYVYVKVKEHPIFSREESNLFCEVPISITTAALGGELEVPTLDGRVKLRIDPETQSGSLYRLRGKGVRSVHGGPVGDLFCRVVVETPVNLTPQQQELLRQFDESMKARAHKHSPKHKSWLEGIKKFFEDIKT